One region of Burkholderia pyrrocinia genomic DNA includes:
- the scpA gene encoding methylmalonyl-CoA mutase encodes MNEAAFMEPGADVENVAPNGRDARAVPLRKLYTQSDLEGIAHLDGMPGAWPYVRGPYASMYTDRPWTIRQYTGHADAADSNLAFRTALEQGAQGLSVAFDLATQRGYDSDCAEARADVGVAGVAIDTVEDMVRLFDGIALDSTTVSMTMNGAVLPIMAAFIVAAEAQGVPPARIGGTIQNDILKEYMVRNTWIFEPAPSMRIVADVALWLARHAPRFNALSVSGYHFQEAGADAVLELALTLSNARAYVDTLAARGMPADEACSRLSFFFGVGSDFYTEIAKLRAARLLWAEIAHACGARSPRACALRMHCQTSGWSLTAQEPENNIVRVTAQAMAAAFGGTQSLHTNAYDEALALPSAAAARLARNTQLILQHETGLCDTIDPWAGSYMMESLTDGIATRVRAELAAIDAQGGVIAAIESGWVKRRLQRAAVATQAQVDSGRRTVVGVNRFVADEPAGELMVRETDGRHVRAVQARRIAAVKAARDPARVATALQRLTDAARDGAGNLLALAIDCMRARATVGECTRALESVWPRHAAAVEADGEGVYGENRRGDAAWRAAKGCVDRLAKRVGRRPRIVIAKLGQDGHDRGAAVVAAALEDAGFDVVRLPLFQQPASVAAAAHAHGADIVGISSLSGAHLELVEGLLDEPALHRAGIPVVLGGIFPAADIRHLKAKGVAAAFGPGTPLDAIAEALCACIERARCARPADGEN; translated from the coding sequence ATGAACGAAGCCGCATTCATGGAGCCGGGCGCCGACGTGGAGAACGTCGCGCCGAACGGTCGAGACGCGCGCGCGGTGCCGCTGCGGAAACTCTACACGCAGAGCGATCTCGAAGGCATTGCCCATCTCGACGGCATGCCCGGCGCGTGGCCCTATGTGCGCGGGCCGTACGCGTCGATGTATACCGATCGCCCGTGGACGATCCGGCAATACACGGGGCACGCGGACGCAGCGGATTCCAATCTCGCGTTTCGCACGGCGCTCGAGCAGGGCGCGCAGGGACTGTCGGTGGCATTCGACCTGGCGACGCAGCGAGGCTACGACTCGGATTGCGCCGAGGCGCGGGCCGATGTCGGCGTGGCCGGCGTCGCGATCGATACGGTCGAGGACATGGTGCGGCTGTTCGACGGCATTGCGCTCGACAGCACGACCGTGTCGATGACGATGAATGGCGCGGTTTTGCCGATCATGGCGGCGTTCATCGTGGCCGCCGAGGCGCAGGGCGTGCCGCCCGCCCGGATCGGCGGCACGATTCAAAACGACATCCTGAAGGAGTACATGGTCCGCAATACGTGGATCTTCGAGCCGGCGCCGTCGATGCGGATCGTCGCCGACGTGGCGTTGTGGCTGGCGCGGCATGCGCCGCGCTTCAATGCGCTGTCGGTGTCGGGATATCACTTCCAGGAAGCCGGTGCCGATGCCGTGCTCGAACTCGCGTTGACGCTGTCGAACGCGCGCGCGTACGTCGACACGCTGGCCGCACGCGGCATGCCTGCGGATGAGGCCTGCTCCCGTCTGAGCTTCTTCTTCGGCGTCGGCAGCGATTTCTATACGGAAATCGCCAAGCTGCGCGCGGCGCGTCTGCTGTGGGCGGAGATCGCACACGCGTGCGGCGCGCGTTCGCCCCGGGCGTGCGCACTGCGCATGCATTGCCAGACATCGGGATGGTCGTTGACGGCACAGGAGCCGGAAAACAACATCGTTCGCGTGACGGCGCAGGCGATGGCTGCGGCGTTCGGCGGCACGCAGTCGCTGCACACGAATGCGTACGACGAAGCGCTTGCGCTGCCTTCCGCGGCGGCGGCACGCCTCGCACGCAACACGCAGCTGATTCTGCAGCATGAAACGGGGCTGTGCGACACGATCGATCCGTGGGCCGGCTCGTACATGATGGAGTCGCTGACGGACGGCATCGCGACACGCGTGCGCGCCGAGCTGGCTGCCATCGACGCGCAGGGCGGTGTGATCGCCGCGATCGAGTCCGGCTGGGTCAAGCGGCGCTTGCAGCGTGCCGCGGTCGCGACGCAGGCGCAGGTCGATTCCGGGCGCCGGACCGTGGTCGGCGTGAACCGTTTCGTCGCGGACGAACCGGCGGGCGAGCTCATGGTGCGCGAGACGGACGGCCGTCACGTGCGGGCCGTGCAGGCGCGGCGGATCGCAGCCGTCAAGGCCGCGCGCGATCCGGCGCGGGTGGCGACAGCGTTGCAGCGGCTGACCGACGCGGCGCGCGACGGCGCCGGAAACCTGCTCGCACTGGCGATCGACTGCATGCGGGCACGTGCGACCGTCGGGGAGTGTACTCGCGCGCTGGAATCGGTATGGCCGCGGCATGCCGCGGCGGTGGAAGCGGACGGTGAGGGCGTCTACGGCGAAAATCGGCGAGGCGACGCCGCCTGGCGGGCGGCGAAGGGCTGCGTCGACCGACTGGCGAAACGTGTGGGACGCAGGCCGCGCATCGTGATCGCCAAGCTCGGCCAGGATGGACACGACCGCGGAGCGGCCGTCGTCGCAGCCGCACTCGAGGACGCCGGATTCGATGTCGTCCGCCTGCCGCTGTTTCAGCAGCCGGCATCCGTGGCGGCTGCCGCACACGCGCATGGCGCCGATATCGTAGGCATTTCGTCGTTGTCAGGCGCTCACCTCGAGCTCGTCGAAGGGCTGCTCGACGAACCGGCATTGCATCGCGCCGGGATTCCGGTGGTGTTGGGCGGAATCTTTCCGGCCGCGGATATTCGCCATCTGAAGGCGAAGGGCGTCGCGGCGGCTTTCGGGCCGGGCACACCGCTCGACGCGATCGCGGAAGCGCTGTGCGCATGTATCGAGCGGGCTCGGTGTGCACGCCCGGCGGATGGCGAGAACTGA
- a CDS encoding Pnap_2097 family protein, translating into MHTAIHRYRAGMPQLAHTGLAENWLLKECGQRHWDALAAHSCRDVPEFFDDEGRRAYASFVAVRVDMNRRHAIRESDTFALHVALRRVGPIRHFSEQRIRCGDDEVGIVRMMSAFVTREHAGSNRSVAKARMSGVDGRTGPVPADALSMAEHAKKLRVRDASIVPALAGLAEGDGASVSFLPCPNMDFNGADLLYFASFQAFVDRAEWQHYRFEHAPVLAARQLYFHGNLDIGDSLTVRFARARSDAGGLLHWSEIVRDSDGAKIADVITQKRWSRP; encoded by the coding sequence ATGCATACCGCCATCCATCGCTATCGGGCCGGCATGCCGCAACTCGCGCACACGGGGCTCGCGGAAAACTGGCTGCTCAAGGAGTGCGGGCAGCGTCACTGGGACGCGCTTGCCGCGCATAGCTGCCGCGATGTCCCCGAGTTCTTCGACGATGAGGGGCGGCGTGCCTATGCATCGTTCGTTGCGGTGCGCGTCGACATGAACCGCCGTCATGCGATTCGCGAGAGCGACACATTCGCGCTTCATGTCGCGCTTCGCAGGGTCGGCCCGATTCGCCATTTCAGCGAGCAGCGGATCCGGTGCGGCGACGACGAAGTCGGTATCGTGCGGATGATGTCGGCGTTCGTCACGCGCGAACATGCCGGCAGCAACCGCTCGGTGGCGAAGGCGCGGATGAGCGGCGTCGACGGCCGCACCGGTCCGGTGCCTGCCGATGCGCTGTCGATGGCGGAACACGCGAAGAAGTTGCGGGTGCGGGATGCGTCGATCGTGCCGGCGCTCGCCGGCCTCGCAGAGGGCGATGGCGCAAGCGTCTCGTTTCTGCCGTGCCCGAACATGGATTTCAATGGTGCGGACCTGCTTTACTTCGCCAGCTTTCAGGCATTCGTCGACCGCGCGGAATGGCAGCATTACCGCTTCGAGCACGCGCCGGTGTTGGCGGCGCGTCAACTGTACTTTCATGGGAATCTCGACATTGGCGATTCGTTGACCGTGCGTTTCGCGCGCGCACGATCCGATGCCGGTGGCCTGCTGCACTGGAGCGAAATCGTGCGCGACAGCGACGGGGCCAAGATTGCCGACGTGATCACGCAAAAGCGCTGGAGTCGGCCATGA
- a CDS encoding response regulator: MIMIEPFAFPTTVGFIDDSASFLANLSLQLDTQLAFRFFHSAERAISVINDEAIQPLAAEDFLCRYHDRTEQSDAHEVIAIRIDAIRRQMHNARRFERTSVVVVDYDMPGMNGLEVCRRIANPAIKKIILTGKANEQLAVKSFNEGLIDRFIRKQDVHAVSVLNEAIDELKRAYLHQTQRTVIEALGLSEYRFLVDPAFAAKATEIFRELGIVEHYLSTRPTGLVMLDSAGTPYLLLVHTEDALRATREIAVERGAPAAFLAELDSGHRAPYFPDSEGYYPIACTSWQSYMHSATVVRGQQVYTCSVIKNPPGLELGSVVSYDDYLDRLDRHIDEKGDSRA; encoded by the coding sequence ATGATCATGATCGAACCCTTCGCATTCCCGACCACGGTCGGCTTCATTGACGACAGTGCATCCTTTCTCGCCAATCTGAGCTTGCAGCTCGACACGCAATTGGCATTTCGCTTCTTCCATTCGGCAGAGCGTGCGATCAGCGTTATCAACGACGAAGCGATCCAGCCGCTCGCCGCCGAAGACTTCCTGTGCCGCTATCACGATCGGACGGAACAGAGCGACGCCCACGAGGTGATCGCAATTCGGATCGACGCGATCCGACGCCAAATGCACAACGCGCGGCGATTCGAGCGGACGTCGGTTGTCGTCGTCGACTATGACATGCCGGGCATGAACGGCCTGGAAGTCTGCCGGCGCATCGCCAATCCGGCCATCAAGAAGATCATTCTTACCGGGAAGGCCAATGAACAGCTGGCCGTCAAGAGCTTCAACGAAGGCCTCATTGACCGGTTCATTCGCAAACAGGATGTTCACGCCGTTTCCGTCCTCAATGAAGCGATCGACGAGCTGAAGCGCGCGTATCTGCACCAGACGCAACGCACGGTCATCGAAGCGCTCGGCTTGTCCGAGTACCGGTTTCTGGTTGATCCGGCATTCGCCGCGAAGGCGACGGAAATCTTTCGCGAGCTCGGCATTGTCGAGCATTACCTGTCGACGCGCCCGACGGGGCTCGTGATGCTCGATAGTGCAGGCACGCCTTATCTGCTTCTCGTGCACACCGAGGATGCGCTGCGCGCGACCCGCGAAATCGCCGTCGAGCGTGGCGCGCCCGCCGCGTTTCTCGCCGAGCTCGACAGTGGCCATCGTGCGCCTTACTTTCCAGATTCGGAGGGGTACTATCCGATCGCGTGCACGTCGTGGCAGTCGTACATGCATTCCGCGACGGTCGTGCGAGGCCAGCAAGTCTATACGTGCAGCGTCATCAAGAATCCGCCTGGCCTCGAGCTGGGTTCCGTCGTTTCCTACGACGACTATCTCGACCGCCTTGATCGACATATAGATGAAAAAGGGGATTCACGGGCGTGA
- a CDS encoding MFS transporter, which translates to MSDLKSELSLEAQHDPDASRRRSLVAACVAHAVHDGLTDVIYVLLPIWQVQFAINYAQIGLLRGLYSGVMAGFQLLASRAARRWGRERMLVAGTALAGVAYLIAGQAAGLAVLLVALVLGGLGASTQHPLASSMVTDSYEAGGGVKEALAQYNFSGDIGKTLIPGLIGLLLTVVTWRTGATLIGVLGVVSAGLLWWLIPSRGAPHAARETMPKAASGSGSSGGLRALLATGTLDSAVRMGFLTFLPFLLKSKGAGTAGIGLALTLLFVGGAFGKLFCGYLGVRIGMMKTVWLTESATSLLIVVAVFSPLFAMMAILPLLGLALNGTSSVLYGVVPELAGAGKREQAFALFYTGTIGGGALSPVLFGRLGDIAGVPTALLALASILLLTLPLSWYVQKGLDA; encoded by the coding sequence ATGAGCGATTTGAAAAGCGAACTCTCTCTTGAGGCACAGCATGACCCCGATGCGTCCCGTCGCCGCTCGCTGGTGGCCGCATGCGTCGCGCACGCCGTACACGACGGGTTGACGGACGTCATCTACGTGCTGCTGCCCATCTGGCAAGTGCAGTTCGCTATCAATTACGCGCAGATCGGCCTATTGCGCGGGCTCTATTCCGGCGTGATGGCGGGTTTCCAGTTGCTCGCGAGTCGGGCAGCGCGGCGATGGGGGCGGGAGCGCATGCTGGTGGCGGGGACCGCGCTCGCAGGCGTTGCCTACCTGATCGCCGGTCAGGCCGCCGGGCTGGCGGTGCTGCTGGTCGCACTGGTGCTGGGCGGACTGGGCGCGAGCACGCAGCACCCGCTCGCGTCCTCGATGGTCACCGATTCGTACGAGGCAGGCGGGGGCGTGAAGGAGGCGCTGGCCCAGTACAACTTCTCCGGCGACATCGGCAAGACGCTGATACCAGGCCTGATCGGCCTTCTGTTGACGGTCGTCACGTGGCGCACCGGCGCGACGCTGATCGGTGTGCTTGGCGTGGTTTCAGCAGGCCTGCTGTGGTGGCTGATTCCGTCGCGCGGCGCGCCGCATGCGGCGCGCGAGACGATGCCGAAAGCGGCGAGCGGCAGCGGTTCGTCCGGCGGCTTGCGTGCGCTGCTCGCGACCGGCACCCTCGACAGTGCCGTGCGGATGGGCTTTCTGACGTTCCTGCCGTTCCTGCTGAAAAGCAAGGGTGCCGGCACCGCCGGTATCGGTCTCGCGCTGACGTTGCTGTTCGTGGGCGGCGCATTCGGAAAGCTGTTCTGCGGCTATCTGGGCGTGCGGATCGGGATGATGAAGACGGTGTGGCTCACGGAGTCTGCCACGTCGCTGCTGATCGTGGTCGCGGTGTTCTCGCCACTCTTCGCAATGATGGCGATTCTGCCGCTGCTGGGACTCGCGCTGAACGGGACGTCGTCGGTGCTCTACGGAGTCGTGCCCGAGCTGGCGGGTGCCGGCAAGCGCGAGCAGGCGTTCGCGTTGTTCTATACGGGCACGATCGGCGGTGGCGCGCTGTCGCCGGTCCTGTTCGGCCGTCTGGGCGACATAGCGGGTGTCCCGACCGCGCTGCTCGCCCTGGCGTCGATCCTTCTGCTGACGCTCCCGTTATCGTGGTACGTACAGAAGGGGCTGGACGCCTAG
- a CDS encoding sensor histidine kinase, which translates to MHVQRRSNSLQRSIHKAFEPALRNMQYVEGRLRPFAIVAIIGFPLYYYIWHEVFPQRYENLSLRLIGSILFLPVLFHHRWPAAVRGFLPYYWYAIILYALPFFFTFMLLKNDGSQVWVESSLIAAFVAVLLLDWLMLLLSFVAGVSLAVVAYCLTTTPVHFGTPYFAHLAILAFAILIGAVANYDTARIRFEQERAMVATAGSVAHELRTPLLAIRAGAAGLSRFLPQLLASYDLAQRSGLHIPKIRFAHLSSMHGVLERIEQEALLSNSVIDMLLVNARFTGGFDQRPERCSIARCVETTLHRYPFRGVERDQIRCDLVDDFEFQGSETLIVHVLFNLIKNALRSLSGVDNGNISILLYRSEQANRLVFRDNGSGIEPDALPHIFTRFYTSSVINDDVSLGAGIGLAFCRDVMRAIGGTIECTSTKNVYTQFVLTFPLP; encoded by the coding sequence ATGCACGTTCAGCGCCGGAGCAATTCGCTGCAGCGCAGCATCCATAAAGCGTTTGAACCGGCATTGCGCAATATGCAATATGTCGAGGGGCGACTGCGTCCGTTCGCGATCGTCGCCATTATCGGCTTTCCGCTCTATTACTACATCTGGCACGAAGTCTTTCCGCAACGCTACGAGAATCTATCGCTGCGGCTCATCGGATCGATACTCTTTCTGCCCGTCCTGTTTCATCACCGCTGGCCGGCTGCCGTGCGCGGGTTTCTGCCCTACTATTGGTACGCCATTATTCTCTATGCGCTACCATTTTTCTTCACGTTCATGTTGTTGAAAAATGATGGCTCGCAGGTTTGGGTCGAGAGCAGCCTGATCGCCGCGTTCGTGGCGGTGCTGCTGCTTGATTGGCTCATGCTGCTACTTAGCTTCGTCGCGGGCGTCAGCCTGGCCGTCGTCGCCTATTGCCTGACCACGACGCCGGTTCATTTCGGCACGCCTTATTTCGCGCATCTCGCTATCCTTGCGTTCGCGATCCTCATCGGTGCCGTAGCCAACTACGACACGGCACGCATTCGATTCGAGCAGGAGCGCGCGATGGTCGCCACCGCAGGCAGCGTCGCGCATGAGCTTCGCACGCCGCTCCTGGCGATCCGTGCCGGCGCAGCGGGGCTGAGCCGTTTTTTGCCTCAGCTGCTCGCCAGCTACGATCTCGCGCAACGCAGCGGCCTTCACATTCCGAAAATCCGCTTCGCGCATCTGTCGTCGATGCACGGCGTACTTGAACGGATCGAACAAGAGGCGTTGCTGTCGAATTCGGTGATCGACATGTTACTCGTCAATGCGCGTTTTACCGGCGGCTTCGATCAAAGGCCCGAGCGCTGCTCAATCGCGCGCTGCGTTGAAACGACCCTGCATCGCTACCCGTTTCGCGGAGTCGAGCGCGACCAAATTCGCTGTGATCTCGTTGACGACTTCGAATTTCAAGGTTCGGAGACGCTGATAGTACACGTGCTGTTCAATCTCATCAAAAATGCGCTGCGCTCGTTGAGCGGCGTCGACAATGGCAACATTTCGATTCTGCTCTATCGCTCGGAGCAGGCGAACCGTCTTGTGTTTCGCGATAACGGGTCGGGAATCGAGCCCGACGCGCTGCCTCACATCTTTACGCGTTTTTACACCTCTTCGGTGATCAACGATGATGTCTCGCTCGGTGCCGGGATCGGATTGGCCTTCTGTCGTGATGTTATGCGGGCAATCGGTGGAACGATCGAGTGCACTTCGACGAAGAACGTGTACACACAGTTTGTACTGACCTTCCCGTTACCCTGA
- the cqsA gene encoding alpha-hydroxyketone-type quorum-sensing autoinducer synthase, with protein MYEHYEGKSRSNVGEVSLPAFVAERVTRYYRERVQENWNGGHIMRGRLPGPDALHLSSNDYLSIARHPDILESMCASIKSEGNGMLMSGIFLHGACPLLDLEDRFARFMGSESAILCQSGYAANTGLLQSIASAETPVYLDMMAHMSLWEGVQSSGAKAVGFAHNDVDHLARQIRRHGPGIVVVDSIYSTNGSVCPLADVVDVATTAGCVLVVDESHSLGTHGPDGAGLVVGLGLTDRVHFRTASLAKAFAGRAGVISCSSRFQEYFKFESRPAIFSSTLLPHEAAALEATILVIEKEAWRRTQVAENARYLREQLTRLGYNLNGSETQIIALESGTEQRTIKLRDALESHGIFGSVFCAPATAKNRALIRLSVHAALTHDELRRIVQACEAIRDEVELDDWPSTQRMRASAHAIDRIAAIRQAV; from the coding sequence GTGTACGAACATTATGAAGGGAAATCCCGGTCGAACGTTGGCGAAGTCTCGCTTCCGGCATTCGTTGCCGAACGTGTCACACGCTATTATCGCGAACGCGTTCAAGAAAACTGGAACGGTGGCCATATTATGCGAGGACGTCTGCCTGGCCCCGACGCGTTGCATTTGTCGAGCAACGATTATTTGTCGATCGCCCGACACCCCGATATCCTCGAATCGATGTGCGCAAGCATAAAATCCGAGGGTAATGGGATGCTGATGTCTGGCATATTTCTGCACGGTGCATGTCCGCTGCTTGATCTCGAAGACAGGTTCGCCCGCTTCATGGGCTCGGAATCGGCCATTCTTTGCCAATCCGGCTATGCAGCGAATACCGGCTTGCTTCAGTCAATCGCTTCCGCTGAAACGCCCGTATACCTCGACATGATGGCCCATATGTCGCTATGGGAAGGCGTGCAAAGCTCAGGCGCGAAAGCGGTCGGCTTTGCCCATAACGATGTCGACCATCTCGCCCGGCAAATCCGTCGTCATGGCCCTGGCATCGTGGTCGTCGACTCGATCTACAGCACGAACGGCAGCGTTTGCCCGTTGGCCGACGTCGTCGACGTGGCGACAACGGCCGGCTGCGTGCTGGTCGTCGACGAATCACATTCGCTCGGCACGCATGGGCCGGATGGCGCAGGGCTCGTCGTCGGGTTGGGGCTGACCGATCGTGTGCACTTCCGCACGGCGAGTCTCGCAAAAGCGTTCGCCGGCCGCGCGGGTGTGATCAGTTGCTCGAGCCGATTCCAGGAGTATTTCAAGTTCGAATCGCGTCCGGCGATCTTCAGCTCGACATTGCTTCCGCATGAAGCCGCCGCCTTGGAGGCCACGATCCTCGTGATCGAAAAGGAAGCGTGGCGGCGCACGCAGGTCGCAGAAAATGCACGGTACCTGCGCGAGCAACTCACGCGACTCGGCTATAACCTGAATGGGAGTGAAACTCAAATCATCGCGCTCGAGTCCGGCACGGAGCAACGGACGATCAAACTACGCGACGCGCTCGAGTCGCATGGCATTTTCGGCTCGGTCTTCTGCGCGCCTGCCACGGCGAAAAACCGCGCGCTAATTCGGCTGTCCGTTCATGCAGCACTTACTCACGACGAGTTGCGGCGGATCGTCCAAGCCTGCGAAGCGATTCGCGATGAGGTCGAGCTCGATGACTGGCCGTCAACACAGCGGATGCGCGCCAGCGCACACGCGATCGACCGGATAGCGGCCATCAGGCAAGCAGTGTAA
- a CDS encoding autoinducer binding domain-containing protein, with protein sequence MELRWQDAYHQFSAAENEQQLFQRIAAYSKRLGFEYCCYGIRVPLPVSKSAVAIFDTYPDGWMAHYQAQDYIKIDSTVRDGALTTNMIVWPDVDEVAPCPLWEDAREAGLSVGIAQSSWAARGAFGLLSIARHADRLTPAEIDMLTLQTHWLANLSHSLMSGFMVPKLAPAASVVLTAREREVLCWTAEGKTACEIGQILGIAERTVTFHVNNVLVKLGATNKVQAVVKAVSAGLIDMF encoded by the coding sequence ATGGAGCTGCGCTGGCAGGACGCCTACCATCAATTCAGCGCCGCGGAGAACGAGCAGCAGCTCTTCCAGCGGATCGCCGCGTATTCGAAGCGCCTGGGCTTCGAATACTGCTGTTACGGAATCCGGGTGCCGCTGCCCGTGTCGAAATCGGCCGTCGCGATCTTCGACACCTATCCGGACGGCTGGATGGCGCACTATCAGGCGCAGGACTACATCAAGATCGATTCGACGGTCCGCGACGGTGCGCTCACCACCAACATGATCGTCTGGCCGGACGTCGACGAGGTCGCGCCATGCCCGTTGTGGGAAGATGCGCGCGAGGCCGGGTTGTCGGTCGGCATCGCGCAGTCGAGCTGGGCCGCGCGCGGCGCGTTCGGCCTGCTGAGCATCGCGCGCCATGCGGATCGCCTCACGCCTGCCGAAATCGACATGCTCACGCTGCAGACCCACTGGCTCGCGAACCTGTCACATTCGCTGATGAGCGGCTTCATGGTGCCGAAGCTCGCGCCAGCGGCAAGCGTCGTGCTGACGGCGCGGGAACGCGAAGTGCTGTGCTGGACCGCCGAAGGCAAGACGGCATGCGAGATCGGTCAGATCCTCGGCATCGCGGAGCGGACGGTGACTTTTCACGTCAACAACGTCCTCGTGAAGCTTGGCGCGACCAACAAGGTGCAGGCGGTCGTCAAGGCGGTCTCGGCGGGGCTCATCGATATGTTCTGA